The genomic DNA ACCAATCTGGCAATATTGCCATGCCTTCTCTTGTACTCTTTCTGCGCCAGTTTGTTACATTCACTAACAATGTGGTTTATCGGTTCACCCTTAAGTTTCTCCCCACACAATCTGCAAAGTGGGGAATCCACTGACTTGTCAATGTTGAActtgacattattattattattattattattattattattattattattattattattgcaataTAGGTTTTCACACTCAAAAAGTCAACAAACCTTCAGTACTTCTTTGTTCAATTTAAATCTCACATTGTGTTATGATAATCGTCATGTGACCTGGACCATGTGCAAAGTCTCGTGTAGTTTTGAAGGAGTGAACGCCatgaaaattgtttttgtttgtgtttaGAAGTCTTTGCGCTCTGCTCGGTGTCCTATGTAGATCATAACACAGTCTTAATTGTTTTCCCCGATAGGTGATCAGGATTCTGTCTCAAGTGATGATCAGTCGCCAGACTCAAACTCTCAAATAAATTTACAGCAGGTCAAAAACACTCATTATTTTGCTGGACCAGGTGCACAATACCAGAAAATGTAAGTAGTCCACTTTATTTTAATAGGTACTTTACACAAGGATGATGACAACTACAACAACCCCACATAACAATGGATTTAATtagtaaaaacaatagctcttcACTCTCTGCAtgtgcattttacattttgatacatttattTGCCATTCGCGTCTTGACAGTGACATGAAATGATcgaatttgaggtcatgtggaggacgcaagcacctgacgatgactttacagtattttctatctaaataattttattcactttaaaactattttactCATAAAGCACTGACTTCACAATTACTGGATAACACAAATGAGCAAGTAACACATTAACCTCATTTCAAAAACCCAACCACCTAAGTGTGTTTTCAGCTCTTTTGTCAACCCTAGTAGATCAAACATCAGCTCTTAAGTAATTGGAAGATCTTAATATTTATTAGGTGCAAGTTTGGACCTCTGTCATATGTTTCCAGTTAAACAGTTGATCTATCGAGTTCATGTTTACTCACCATCTCAATTGCTGTCGTTgtgaattaataatttatttaaccATTTAGTAATATGGAAGGAGGATTGTCACTTGAGCCAAGTGTAACCTCCTATCTGTAATAAACTTCCTGTTGTTCAGTGATAGAGTACCTGGACTTGAGTTTTCAGAGGGTCGTCGGTTCAATTTTTTTGCAGATACGCTCTTAATTAGTTCTTTAAGAATTCTTATGTCACTCATTCCAAAAATATACTAAAAGTAATGCAATGCTTTCAGTTTTTCAGCCACACAACAAACTGGTTGCACTCAGCCTGACAGATGGAATGGAAATGCGGTTGGATCAAACAAAAGAGGGTGTGTTAACTGGTCATCCATGTCCCAGGAAGACAAATATAAAACCTGTATTCTAGAAGTACCTTTTCGTCTTCTCCGAGGAATATATCTCTCACTTGATGTTAAAAGAACTGATGGTAAAGATGTCGGATTATTTGCTGAGAAGTTATTCCTTACTCACAAGGAGTACGAGTTTGTCTGTCAAGAAGCACAGAATAATCGTGAAAGCCCAACCTATCTTCTGCTTAAAGAAAAGTTCAATTATCCTGGTTCTGTTCGGAAATTCATTGAAATAATGAAAAGTATGGGCAGGGAAGATATCATCAGGCTCATCAATGACTGGCAAAGTTGACCCACTGATGTGAGTGCTGGAACCACTGCAACTGCATCCATACTCCactagttaataataataataatttatttcacttataaagcgcaaatatcaattgggttattttcatttgcgctaacttaaaaaattataataattactaatatactaatataaataattgaaacaacaataaatttaaaaactatcaatataaaagataattaaaatataacCTTATTAACCTTAGCTATATGTTTAAAAAAGCCtttttgaataaaaatgttttaagtaatttcttaaaattatcaatgtttGGCGCTCTCCTAACTTCaagaggcaaattattccataaattTGGAGCAGCTACCATAAAAGATCTATCTCCTAATGTCTTAtacgttttaaaattaacatacttAAGTAAGATTCCATTGGAATTGGAACGTAACCTATATCTACCCTCATTCTTAATATGTCCTCttttaagtttttgtttttgcaactGATATTATGTTTAGTATAGCCCTGCTCttcaaataaataatatattatgCTGTATCAGAAACCTataacccttatgggtttctggctgTATTGAAAGACGAGGATTTGTGGTTCAAGTTTTTCAGAAATAACAATCGACAGCTTTCAGATCATTGTCTTTGACAGTTTGGCTACAGTTCCCCTTTTTTAGGATCCACATTTATTTAATCAGGCAAGTTTATACATAAAAGCGATGAATTAGCAGTTTTAATCATTAAATTGTTTCAAATccattttgcaacttttgtatGTAATGTAAGTTATATTTATTGTTTAAGGTAATTTTTGGCATTCTTTTAGTAGGGCCCAGTATATGCATCAATGCCATTTTTAGCATTTTGAGACTGTTTGTGTGCGTGTCTAAATAGGTGAAGACTTGATATGAACACAGGGTTGTCAAAAGATCTTAAGCCGTAGTATGATTTAACGAAGAAACAGTACTAAGCCCTCAAttatgttttctctttttactgGCAAGTTTTTAACATAATGTACAATATTTCATTCCAGAAGTATGAAAGTACCAAGTGATTGTGCTGGTTGCTGGCACATTTTGACAACCCTGTGAAAGTTAAATTATCTGTCAAATGAGGATTCATTCTTGGGATTAATTAGCAGATTAAATCATAATTTTAGGCTCTGAATTTAAGCGAGGAAAAGACATGGAATTAAACAACttcacaaaaacaaattattgtttGGTGATTACTCTGATAATTTTTAGTTTAAattgttatctttaagaagattacgacattttttaatttccaagacatgttttgatgttacgaacatcatcgtcagttacagaatatttgaaaagccgttaactgacgatgatgtttgtaacatcgaaacatgtcttggaaattaaaaaatgtcgtaatcttCTTACAGATAACGATTTAGTTTAAATTGCTTTGCTTTGACCATAACATATCACTTGATAGAAAATTTATTGCCTTATAGTTTAACATTATATCACTGGACACCATTCTTTATGTCGCACAGTTCAGTGACATAGTGAAGAGAGTCATTTAATATTTCAATGATACTGTTGAAGCTTAAAGTAACTTCTGAGGCAAATGGTCCTTAGAACGATCAAGAAGTTCCTTTATTTggaatcaaattcacacatcaaGTGGGTGGCATTCCCTAGTTTTCCCAACCTCTTGGAAGGTGGTGATTTTGCATACAGGGAAAGAGTGATTTGTGAAAACAACATTCTGCTGATTGCAACTTCTAGGATTCCTGGATGTATTTGAAGAACAAGCAATAgactattttacagttgtgtgcttggttacctggcctttgaatgaaggtgaggctggagttgaccttgctttgatagaaatcTCCCTGCTTTTAATGATGCTGTTCTCATACTAattagtaggaatttacatatccactggatagggatttatccggcggatagcgctatccatcgtttgaacaactggggcctggttcccagggtcttcCCAGGTTTCaacaaccttgttcccagggtcttctcccgaCCTGCTGCTATGTTGAAAGCCGAAAAGACCTGGGAATGATGttgtcaaagcaaggtcaactgcAGCCTcaatttcattcaaaggccaggttattaaacacacaactgtaaaatggtctattgaatcTGCAACGTACAAGCCTAAGATCTGGAAACATTTTGTTAATGACACTTTCACCATCCTGGATCTCAGTAATGTTGAATGCTTCCTGCAACATCTCAGCAGCCAGCAATGAACCATCTGTTTAACCATTGAACCTtagaaagaaaacaagattgcCTTCCTTGCCGACACGTCAGTCTCCAGAGAACAAGATGGGTGCCTTACCATCAGTGTCTACAGAAAACCAACTCACACTGATCAGTACTTATTTATTTACCATTACAGCCTTCCCTTCTTTCGTGAACATTAATGGCTGGGGTTAACGGGGTagcaaaaaatgaataaaatacacaaaaacGTAAGAACAGGTAAAAATAACTAATTTACAGGACTGTGAATGATTAGTGAGATGGAATGTTTGAATGAGTTAAGGTCATCAGTAGCAAAAATAGACTGAGGTAGAAGGATAAGCAGTGAGACAAGGTACTGGTAGAGAGGGGGATGAAGCTATTATTGTGGGAATGCCGGGATCTACATGTCATTGGTCGGAGGTATTTGGAATCGTTAATTGGAAAATGTCCACAGTGGATCTTGTACAAGAGAGAGAGTCTTGCATCTGCTCTCCTTTGTTCTACGTAGTGCATGATTCTGTACAACCAGGCCAAACATCTCATCACTAAACCATCAGCTGTCTCTGAGGAAAAGGAGCAGTTAGAtcagtatttatttattatttatttacctgTTTAGatatttctaaatatatatAACATTCTTGATCAAGGATAAAACATAGTTACGATGTTCAGTATAGTCACACCGTGGACCTAACAGAGAgtgtaataattaaaaattcgaggttttaaaagcaaaaacaccagtaaaAGGTAAGTCAGATGCAGCTCAGACAGGAAATTGGTTCCATGCCACAATCGACTTggagaaaaataatattttgtctTGGAGCTAGCATGGATGTAATGATAGGGGTAGGCATTCTGCTTTTAAGAAACCCCTAGTAAGTGGAGAAACCTCAGATGGGAGTGAGATGCTGACTAGGGCTAGCTGTAGCTAGTTTGTAAAACATAGACAATTTGCATGCGATAGGAGTCTGCATTGCTCCTGGGTATCACAGTAAAGCTGGTTTATCATTAGGGCGACATGACTGAATCTAGAATATTTTCCCTTGCAAGAAATCTAGCGGCTCTGTAATTCATGATACTGGATTAAGAaccttccattttaaaatttagcctaaACACTGGTTCTTACATAGATGGTAATAAGTGACAGAAATTTAGGCTTTATAGGTTCTTAAATAGGTTCCtactttttgaagaaaaaaaacaagttgtaGATAGAATTTAGTGGAATTTGGGCTTCGTCCCCTTGCAGCACCCAGTTTATCCCTATCCCTCATATAAAATTTGAATACAGAATTAAAAGTTCACAGAAAAATGACTACAATAAGTAAAATCAAAAGATCACATGTCAGTGATGAAtcttcaaaacatcaatcaatcTTATTTGCCAAAGTGCACGTAATTTTTTCGATTTCAGAAAATAAGgacctgtttcaaattttagggtCAACAGGTCCTTGTTTAGAGGTGGTCTAACTGACAAATTTTaggctaacaggttcttaaaaaaTAGGTTCTCACTCACGGGGTTTTACTGTATTGCGTTTagtgtatacaccttattccaaaatgactgcaatttaaatattcttttgtttttattcaaataagcccttgatgcctcgttcttaagcttaaaattcaaaagaatattttatcttgaacgaggcaacaagggccaatttgtatctgCATAAAtcagcagccattttggaataaggtgtatgggtTCCACGCGGAGCTAGCATACTCAAGTCGAGGACACTCAAGTGTAGTATATGCTTCAACTGCTTTAACATTCTGAATAGCAATCCGACAATATTCTTCTCAGGAGATCAAGCATGCTGCTAGGCTTGCTACAAGTGATTCCAGGCATTTAGTTGAGTCTGTGCAAGCAAAACTGCTATTTGCCGGTTTCTAGCTTTGCATTCACGACAACCGCCTCGTTTTGCTAAATACCAGTTTGCCTACCTAATAGCCAAGTTTCGAATTAtgcagaaacaaaagaacagagtcgaggttcaggggaataatttgcattttcctttgttttgaacaaaacaaaatgctgattattcccctgaacctcgactctgttcttttgtttctacacaattcgaaactaggcTATTggtaatcaacgaaacaacaaactcactttaattttcttcatttaaatGTAAGGCCAAAACTGTGAAAGATTgcctatacaatacaatacattttattcacattttcactttttacaTCAGGTTATAATAAAGagatacttttgtttttcagtaCGCTAAAAATCAAATTATATAGCAAAATACAAAGTACATAACCTGAATTGAAATGCCTAGTAGCTGCTGGGTTTTCTAGTTAGACACTAGTCATATCTTGTTTAAATTTACAATGTAGACACCAGGAATTAACACAGTACACTAAAAAGACCAGATTAACAACAATACATTGAAAAACATTAATCAGTTGCGGAGGCATTACAAAGAGGACTGCTCTTGATGTGTAATAAGAAATTTAGACTATTGCATGCCTTGGGTATGTAATGAAAATGGCCAGCTGTCAAATgcgtcaaattgataattacaaaagggacCAATGACAACTTAGCAATCATGCGTCCCCTTGGTATATTACcaatcaaatgaaccaatcgTGTTGATTTGCGtgcaaccttgttcccagggtctctcttctcatCACATTGTAACAGATTAGAATGGCAGATAAGAGTGTtagtataataatattacataAGTGATTATTGAAAACAAGGAACAGGTCTAAAGATTAACATCACTAAAACTAAAGTCATGAGGTTTAATGCTGCAAGTGAGGAGAAAGTAATAGTAAATGGAGAAGAGCTTGAGGATGTAGACAGCTTTGTCTTCTTGGGAGTCAAAGTTAGTATGTACAGCTGGTGGAGCAGATGATGACATCATTTCCAGACTGTGTAAAGCAAGAGCAGTATTTGGTAAACTGACGGGTGTCTGGAAAAGCAGCATCCTGAGCAGAAGTACTAAGATTAGGATATTTAGATCAAAATGTAATAGCTGTGTTGCTGTATGGTTGTGAATCATGGAGGATGACCAAGGGTGATGAGGCCAAACTTGATACCTTTCAGCACAAGTGCCTGCGTAggcttttaaaaatttattggcCTATGCGCGTGTCCAATGAAGAAGTGCCCAGGAGAGCCAATACTGAGACCATCAGTGAACTAGTTAGGAAAAGGAGGTGGAAATGGATAGGGCACGTGCTGCGCATGGACAACAGCTGCCTCTCACTAGTTGCCCTGACATGGGCACCCGGAAGGGAAACGTAAGAGAGGAAGACCTAAAGAAATGTGGAGAAGGACTGTGGAGACAGAGCGAATGGCAATGGGTTTCAACTCTTGGGCTGAGGTAGGATTGGCGGCAGCAAACAGGGTATCTTGGAGGAGCATGATTTCCAGCCCTATTCTCCATACGGGGAGAAggaactgatgatgatgatgatgattattgaAAACTCTctgtgctgattggttgcacttgagttGATTATTATGCGATAATCattatgtgatttttttttttaaaattgcagTGAGTGGCTTTAGTGGGTAtattcacaatagccaatcacaCATGAACCACTTCATGTATGTTCtcagggggtgtttacatgatatcggtacgagtttcattctggtacgagttgtcaatttcataccgcatttacatggacgacacaaatattgacacagggatgacgcatgaaccaaaacaataatggcgtcTAATGAAGTACTGCTATTAAGTATGTTTTATTTTGCTGCTTCGGCAATCACATTGGCGAATACTATCGCAAATGTTTTACTCGATCAAATGGTTGTCAGGCGGCATAATATGGCGCGTGCAACTGCaccggacgccatcttgacgaatatttagaaatacaacacATGCATCAATAGTtccagtccaccacgacttgacgactcgtaccggaatgggagtcaatgtagcgtttacatgataccggtataacttttcataccgttatgagaatttcgatccagtacaactaccgggatgaactcataccggtatgagttgtactggtatgacatttttcaccggtatcttgtaaacaaatacagagtgataagtaagaaccgggatgaactcgtaccagaatgaaactcgtaccggtatcatgtaaacaccccctcaGTCACATACGTTACAATTACGTCAAActatagtagttctaaaaatagaaagatacgggaaagaGTAGACTCAAGGGTACAACACGTAAAGTAAGGGGTCCAGTTCTCGGccgggcccagttctcggccactttttgttcaacgtttatttttagCGCCACAAATGAGTctgaataaaaagcaattgcttccaaaggtagctttattccttgtctttcgtcctgctgagttttgagtttacagctactatatactgtgagcaaatcgaggtgacacgaaggtaggtgaatttgatttccacgaaaacgtgtttgttacggctactcgaattacatggtctaattcaagtttGTATTTTACCGTATAGGAGGCCCAaatgagccaattcttggcataaTCAACGTAGAGTGATAAGGCTTTCTGTTAAATATAAACGTTTCCTGGCCTATTATATTCTTTTACCTGAATTCACCCCTCAATATTTCCTTAGTACTTCTGCgtatttgcctattctcggcCACCCTGCTGGCCGTCGACAACACTAAAAAGTGCtcatagttttgtatggagttttcttgtcaaatcatttgtaaaagtaaagctgtaatggGGTGGCATGTTCCGACAGTAGCTATAAATTAAAACTATGAGTTTTGACTTACCGGACCCCGTTTTGAAATACCCAACTCTTTTTTATCCTCGCTTGCCAGTGTATTTACGATGTATTTACGGTGTGCAAAAAATTTCCAtttctaacatgaaacaaagctcgttaaggatactttgtggtcgaaatatcaaacacaagccttattagtgacttaacaacaaaattggtgataaagcgttgtttattctaaggaatcgagcgcactcttttcagtggccgagaactgggctcgctggccgataactgggcccacgaacgaagcctccattttcgttattactcgggagaaaacagcgttaagcagtcgatagctttacgtgtgtaaactgaatgctgaagctagttgtctttgaaatttcaagtccttaaggctattccaaggtaagaaatacaagtttacgttttttgtggccgagaactgggccccatactgtaTGCATGGAAGCTCCCGGAAATATGGGCTCCTGCTGcgagccgttttgtcgaggtgacagacgaaaaAATTAATTCTGTTAAAGAAAACGCatgttttcaaataatcacctatgtaacaCGGATATTCACTaattataaacaattcttttgatatttaaattttgccaaacaGAACAAAAGTACAGtacctttgtttcgacagcttGGCGCagcaatgacaataggtgacgtaacggtgatAATGGCTCAGACTTGGTGAATGAAAaacctcgccttcggcgaattaCTGTTAAATTCAAGACTAGAGCAGGGTAGGTTGATTTAACAGTGATCGCTATAAACTAGCCTGCGTTGCAGCCGGATGCGTCACGAAATCCCGGTATAGTCCGGCGGTTTTGTCTGTCTGTGACGCAGGCTACTATAAACTAAATACCATAAATACCATAAGAATGATGCTGAATGATACCATGGCCATCTCGTCCATCGGAGGCAGAGAGGAACACCTGGGAACAGTCTGGGAACGAGTTGTGTCATTCCAAGTTATGACAGATGATGACATGTCGACAGTCAGACTGGTGATTTCGCGTGGGCAATGAGATTTCGCGCGCGCAGTAGGCCAATAGGAACACTAGATTGCCCTTTACGTTTTCCGAGATAAGCCAATCAAGAGAAAGAGATAGATGTTCGGGAATCCCCAAGTCAGCGAGTTCTGGAAAAGCCTTCTTCACTTTCGTACACTTTTATTGCTATCACTCATGACAACGTGACATTCTCCGTTCTCAACTTTCATAGTGTTTTTAATTCAAGAACTTTTGGATTTTCTTCAAAAGCCAACGGTAAGTTTTTGTGGTGAAATGGAGTTCTCTTACAACGCGACGAGATTCATGAACGCAACTTAGTGCATCCACCTCTACATCTTCATGTCCAGCTGGCACTCGGCAAACTCCCTTTTGACTTACGGCTGTTTTTGCTTACGTGACCCCATACACCATAACCGTTTTTGAGGTCCCATTGCCAAGCCGGCCACCTTTTTGGTGGAGAATTCAGATCAGACCTCCGTAGACCTCCGTTACCTTCTGTTGCCCATTTAAGTGCGTGCGTTTTTGAATGTCCTACAGAATTAAATAATGGACAAGGGTTTTGAGACGGGACCTATgatttacagtccttatccgagaagacttgaaagttttACCATTTTCGggtacaaaggcagcactttctcctctgttATTTAAAGAGCGTGAGTGATGGTTCAGAACAAACGATCTTCTATGCTCAATAATCTGTCGAAGGTGAAGACTTCAGCTTACCGGTCGCCGGTTAAAATGCAAATGAAACTTTGCTCGTCAATTATGCCTCTTATTTCCGATGGGACAGTATTGTATTTCCTAAAGTGTAACAGATCCAACCTTAATTAATACTCATTACGTTCGATgtttttttcagacaatccgTTAATCGTGCTGTGTTCAAAGACGTTTTGACGAGCCCACACTTCCACCCTCGCAGAATGAAGCCTGCGTTTGACATATGGAATTCGAAGTTTGTATgttgcagaaacatttactaTCTTGATCAGTTCAAGCGAGTTTTTTTCCTTAgtttgttgaaaatttgatGTGCGAAAAAGGATCAAGAAGTTGATTTGTTTTATGCACTTTCGCGCTTCAATCGGAACTGTCCAACTTTTCATTCTGGTCACTTCAATATGCTCAGTAGCTAAGGTTTATACAACTTGCATTTAGTCATATCTTCGCGGTTTTGAACATGGATTGATCCTGAAAACCGCGAAAGCGTAAAAATGCTTCGTTTAGCAATTGAAATTTGACGACTGAGCGACTTATAAACGTTCCTAAGAGTTGAATACAGAAGCTGTGTACTTGTTGATATCCAGTGTTAAATAGCAttcattgtttattttaacacCATAAAGAacaaaacttttttattttaggTGATTCTTGTGGTGTTTATGGTTATCACAGCTGTGAGTTGCAAAAGGCAAAATCCTCGATCGGATCAGATTGAACGAGTACAGAATAAAACTCATTCCATCCTTTGGGATTGTAGACATACTGAGTGTAATCCTGGCAATGGACTGAATGTACAATGTGGCACCAGCGTCCCGTTCAATAAGTCAATTGAATGTGTCCAGTGCAATCCAGGTATCACTTACTCCGACACCCATGATTATTCCACCTGTAAGATCTGCCGGAAATGCAAGAAACACGAGGAGAAGATTGGATACTGTAGTGTTGAAGAGGACACAACAAAATGCTTAGGGACATGTGAAAAAGACTATTACTGGGAAAACAATACTTGTCATCCATGTAGTGATTGTTGtagggaaaaaaacatttccgaGTACCATGAAAAACAGTGTGAAAATCCAGCTCGGCCAATAAGTCGCCAGTGTCGGAAAACTGTTTGCGAGCATCCTACTAACCCAGGGCATCAGAATAGCTCGCAAGAAGGTGGAGCAAAAAGTGGCTTTTCTTTAGAAGCAGTGTATGTTTGTACTCCTTTGGCAGTTATTGTGATTGCCATCTGCAGTGTGCTTGCGAGGATGTGGAGAAGGTTTGGTTGGCAAGGAACAAAGTccaaagttaaaaatttttttcttcgcATTTGTTGCCCGTCTCTATCTGTTTCTTTCTCAGAAGAAATTTCAGATGAATTGATCAAAATCCATGTTGAAGAGGCCACAGACAAAATAGAAACCTTGAATTCAGGTAAATTAATGTATGGGAATCGTATTGAATATCTTGAGCAACTACAAtaccagaaaaaaaacttcAACCTCACCCAAAGCAAGATCAGTCTTCAGATATGAAGTCAATAGTCATTACAAACCCATGAATCCAGGTATAGGTGAAACATATCTGTTGCTGTTATTGAAATGGTTTTGTTAACAGCACTTACCTCCCAGAATTTTAATGGCGTTTTCCATGTACAAAATTTATTACGGTATACacgttttgcaataataatattgtttaacCTGGCCTGGGTTGCTTGAAGCATGCTTATATAAGGGCTAACCAGGGGTAAAAaccatggaaacctacaggATTTGATACCCCTTAACCGACGGTTAGCCGTAACCAGCCCCTGTATGTCAAATGTACAGCTAATATACTTTTTGGGATGACGAAAACTttagttttttagttttctaaTATTTGATTAATTTAATAGTTATATTCATCTTGCCAATCCTTGttttaataatgttattgtCTGTTTTAAAAGTTCCTTATAGTGATAAGAGGCCGCCATGCTTTCAGAGACTCTTGTCTGCTCCTCCTGAAGTTCATTTCAAAGACGATCAGACCTGTGGTGTCCCAAAACTTATAAGATCAGTCTCCCATCCAGGCTGTCTTACTGGGAAAAGAGTAACgaaggaacaacaacaagaaattgATCCTGTCCCTGAGATGGAATGTAGTGGCAATAGTAAAGTCAAGAGGGTTGGGAAGAAGAAATATGGTAAGtgtttcaaaatatgacacCTTAATTGCAAGCAGGGGTGGGActgtggtgagagtactcgcctcccaccaatgtggcccaggttcgattcccggtcaCAGtgtcatgtgggttgagtttgttgttgggtCTCTCCGGGGATTCCAGTTTTTCCCCTCTTCAAAAAAacccaacactgccaaattcaattcaatccagaatgcacggacacatgtttGAACAAGTTCTTGAGCGTTCTCAAGGTGTTgcgtgggtaaacaaattacaTACAAATTACATTTACATGCAAAAGTTGTACCATACATTGGAATAATAATAGCCAAATGGATAATTACTGGTGACCTTTTGGCACTCTTGGGTAAACTCTCACATCAAACGgcaaaaaaagttcaaaaattaATGTCAGTGCATTATAAGACAAAGTTGATTTTTTTGTAGCCCAAAATAGATCATATTGCACTTAGGTTATTCAGTAAAGCCGCTCAATACATGTTCTTGCATGTTATTCAACCCATCTTATACGAGACAAGAGTATGGGCAAAAGGAACCTATTAAAACACTGTCACGGTTGCAAAATTGCTAATTAATAGGAATTGATACTTGTCAGTCAACATGCAATCAAAAATAGGTACAAAAGTCATACCACATTGGTTGGATCACTTTCATGATTGAGATCAATGACATTATTCACTTGTCATTTAATAGCAAAACTTTACAATGGGCAATTGTTCCAGCATTTACTTTCTGTTACCCACAAGGAGTTAAGGTTGGCATAATTATTTTGCTCAAAACTGACGGGAATTTTGCTTGTGGCCAAGAGTTTAACTTAAAAGGAGTTGCTCTGGAGTTATTCTGCTGATTTCTGCTTCCATGTAAGAGGTGTGCAAGAACATTGCTCTGTCTCTCAAGGGAGAGGAGAATTTTCACAGCAGAGCCAGGGTTGGAAGGGTAAAACAATGAACAGCCTTGCCGAGAGCAAATACAC from Montipora capricornis isolate CH-2021 chromosome 2, ASM3666992v2, whole genome shotgun sequence includes the following:
- the LOC138021742 gene encoding uncharacterized protein isoform X2, which produces MKPAFDIWNSKFVILVVFMVITAVSCKRQNPRSDQIERVQNKTHSILWDCRHTECNPGNGLNVQCGTSVPFNKSIECVQCNPGITYSDTHDYSTCKICRKCKKHEEKIGYCSVEEDTTKCLGTCEKDYYWENNTCHPCSDCCREKNISEYHEKQCENPARPISRQCRKTVCEHPTNPGHQNSSQEGGAKSGFSLEAVYVCTPLAVIVIAICSVLARMWRRFGWQGTKSKVKNFFLRICCPSLSVSFSEEISDELIKIHVEEATDKIETLNSVPYSDKRPPCFQRLLSAPPEVHFKDDQTCGVPKLIRSVSHPGCLTGKRVTKEQQQEIDPVPEMECSGNSKVKRVGKKKYVSVPECEELTKSLNPGKDDTQRDRNLERLNSPSFPVSKTDQYTSTSGLHCLSSGLVLAIYGHLRSENPSGYNKRNNHFGCSVNEGSPKVWASSHRLSNVVSVKTIYSCPRSDQEH
- the LOC138021742 gene encoding uncharacterized protein isoform X1, with product MKPAFDIWNSKFVILVVFMVITAVSCKRQNPRSDQIERVQNKTHSILWDCRHTECNPGNGLNVQCGTSVPFNKSIECVQCNPGITYSDTHDYSTCKICRKCKKHEEKIGYCSVEEDTTKCLGTCEKDYYWENNTCHPCSDCCREKNISEYHEKQCENPARPISRQCRKTVCEHPTNPGHQNSSQEGGAKSGFSLEAVYVCTPLAVIVIAICSVLARMWRRFGWQGTKSKVKNFFLRICCPSLSVSFSEEISDELIKIHVEEATDKIETLNSVPYSDKRPPCFQRLLSAPPEVHFKDDQTCGVPKLIRSVSHPGCLTGKRVTKEQQQEIDPVPEMECSGNSKVKRVGKKKYVSVPECEELTKSLNPGKDDTQRDRNLERLNSPSFPVSKTDQYTSTSGLHCLSSGDIESVPKDFQKKLLSWRLSKIRIQPFYRNICNQLNQRRECFFDDYRLFGEKIGLGKDEVSVLGQGGNPTHSLIQKFDGMKGSSVGKFKNIMEEMERDDVVTEINKWIVYEWNIFCNSSPIA